The sequence below is a genomic window from Oxyura jamaicensis isolate SHBP4307 breed ruddy duck chromosome 20, BPBGC_Ojam_1.0, whole genome shotgun sequence.
GTCCTTAGTGCTTTGTCCTGTGCACAGGAGGAGCTCACCAGCACCAGTGTGGAGCACTTCATCATCAATCCCAACGCTGCCTTTGAGAAGTTCAAGGACAAGCGCCTGGGCACCAAGGGAGTGGGTGAGCCAGGGGGACTGGGGAAGGGTGAGCTGTGGTCCCTGGGTTGCTGAGAGAGTCCCAGGGGTGGCATAGGCTCCCCAGGTATTTTGGGGTGAgcctctgctcttctcttccagATTTCTCCGACAGTACAAGCAAGACCAGTACAACAGGCTACAAGTCTGGAGAGCATGAAAACGTGAGTCCAACATGCGCAGGGATGTCCCCTTAGTATGAACTACCCTAGTGCATGGTCCCTTGTCCCTCCTCAGACCACAGTTACATCCCTGCCCAGCACAACAGCTCTCCCACAGCCACAAGTTTTCTCGCCTGCCTGTGAGGGCACGACTACTGCCAAGGGGTTTTGGGTACTGGTGTCCCAGCACCACCAGATCCCTGGTGCCATGGGCAGGCCCTGAGTCCCTCTGTTACCCTCACCCCCTccatccttcccctcccagctgttcatttctctgcagctcagtGAGGGTGTTGATGCCAGAGacacctcagcagcagcatgaggTGCAGGAGCTCATTTGTGAGATGGAGCAGATCCAGGTGATCATCACCCCTGCCATCATCACACCTGCAGGCAGGCCATCCTTGAGGGCTGACATGGCTGCCTGTCCTCCCCCTGCACAGAGCGTATTGAAGGAGTCGGAGGCCGAGGAGGAGCTGATGCCCATGGCCTTGGCCAGGCAGGCAGAAAgactgaagcagcagctggtcTCCAGGCACCTGGAGAAGCTActgggccctgctgcagccagagacttTACAGACCCTGAAGGCACGCTGGCCAAGTGAGTGTGGTCCTGAGGCCTCACGCCTTCAGCTTGGGAagtggggggcagcagggggaagATACCAGCAACCCTGTGAGGCAGTACCAGAGCAGCACACTCACCTTTTCCCCTTGCCCAGGCGCCTGTTGCAGCATCTGGAGGTGGTGAAGTGCAAGAAGGCAGTGTCAGAGGAGAGACTCAGCAAGACCCCAGCCCCCACTGGAGACATGCTCACCTTTGAGCTCTTCTGGAGGCCAGAGCAGGACCAGTTCTCCCAGGCTGCTAGAGTGAGTGTGTGGAGGGGGAGTCACAGAGTTTGACCCAAAAATGGCCTGTCCTGCCCTCTCAGCCCTtgttcctcccccccccccgcagatTGCAGATCTGGAGAAGTGGCTGGCACAGCTGGAGGTGATGGTATGGTACGAGCCTGACAACCAGGTAAGGGGACAGGCGCTCCAGCCCTGCCACTCTCCTGCTCTCCATCCTGCCCCACTGACGTGATTTTCCTCCCCACAGAACCCACTGTTGGCTGGGCTGAAGGGCACCAACCTTGTGGTAAGTCCTAGCATCCTAGAATAGCCTGAGTTGGGAGGGACCCATGAAGATCATTGAGTTGAACTCTTGGCTCCACATGGGGCAATCTAGTAGTTAGACCATATATGtaagagcattgtccaaatgcttcttgaacaccaACAGGCTTGAGTCCGTGCTCCCCTGCTTGGGGAGCCTGTTGCGCTGCTCAGCCACCACCCTGGTGAAGAACCTATGTCCTCGTACCCAACCTGAACTTCCGCTGGTGCAGCTTTAAGCTGTTCCCTCACGTGcagtcaccagagagaagagatcagcacctccCTATCTGCTCTACACCCTCAGGGTGTTGTAGACAGCAAAGAGGTCACCCCTCAGGCTGCCCTTCTCaaagctgaacaaaccaagaaCAAACCAAGCTGCTCGTCCTAAGTCATGCCCTCTAGCCCTTTCCCCATCTTTGTTGAACACCTCTTTTTGGACCCATTCTAGTATTTTTTATCTCCTTCTCATACTGGGgagccccaaactgcacacagtgctcaaggtgaggccacaccaatgCTGAGTGGAGTGGGACTGTCACTTCTTTTGACTGGTTATCTCTGCTGTGTTGAACGCACTCCAGGGTATGGCTGGCCATGGTGTGGGTGGCATGGAGGGACACTTTTCCCCACCCCTGCACATTGCACTGGGGCAGTCATGGGGCACTGCCTGGCCCCTCCTCACCTTGTTCTCCATCCCCAGGAGACCGTGCAGATCCTCCAAGCCATAGTGAACATCTTGGACGTGGCTGTGCTGGACCAAGTGGAGGCCCGGCTGCAGGttaggagggtcagagagatGGAGGTTGGGGGTgagtcctgcagcccccagccagcaATAGTCCCACCAGCCCCATGGAGGGTGGCACAGGGCCATGGGAGAGCTAGGGGAGGGCACCAGCAAAGGCTATGAAATTGGGGTGAGGGACACTGCTAGATTTGGGGTCTCACATCTgcttccctctctgcagagtGTCCTGCAGAAGGTCATTGAAAACACCAAGCACAAGGCAATCGTGCCAGACCCTGAAACCCAGAGCAAAGtaagagcagcagggagggcccCTCAAAGCAATGCCAGCATGGGGGGCTTTTATGGAATCCCCCTGCAGACTGTGCTTATGCCCTCCTTTCTTACTTTCCACCCCTTGCCCCAGATACACCAGGTCCATGAGATGATGCAGCGCTGGGACCCTGtggccagcagcctgcctgACGTGGTACAGCGACTGCTGACCCTCAGGGACCTGCATGAGGAAGgtgaggggctggaggggatgCTGGGGACAGTGATGTGGCATGACAAAGAACatgctgggggggagggggggggtgcggtccccagcagcactgagcttTTACCTCCTTCCCAGCCACGTGGTTCATGCAGGCCCTGGTATACTGGGAGACCACACAGCAGGAGATGGCTGCTGATCTCAGGAGCAAGGCCTTGCAGCTGGTGGAGGTGAGTCCCAGCAGCATGCACTGGAGGAGTGGGTCCCATCCTGCCTCTCCCACTCATCCCCTGCCCCTCTGACTCCCCTGCAGGTCCAGAAGATGTTCAAGGAAAATCTGGCCATTGTAGGGGACAATTTTTCATCTCTAAAAGCCCACAtcaaacagctgcagcagtgagagAAACCCAGAGTCTCCCTTCGGGCATTGCTGCCCCCCCAAACTCCACAACCCCCTTGGAATCCTTCCCAACCTGGAAGCCTTTTTTTCCACCCCATtcctaaataaatgttttgtctaAAAGCGTGTCCATATTGGCATCTCCTTTGGTCTGTGGCACATCAGCAGTGCCCAGATGCAGCACTTTGAATGCATATTTTATTGCGTTCAtaataccccccccccccccgcctctaGTTCCCCTCTGACTGTGCACCCTGGGTACCCCCAGCCCCTGATGTCCCTTCCCTGATGTCTCCCAACCCTTCCAGCCTCCCCCCCGAGAATGCCTTTTGGTGCCAAACCATGCAGAGCAGCCCCGACCACCCAGACTGGCCCAGACTGGGCTCTTCCTTGTGCCTGTGGGTGATGAAGGCTCTGCACCCACACAAAGGGAGAAAGGCCATGGGGGGAGCTTTGTTCTCCTTTAACAGGGAGGAAGACAACAACAAAGGGTTGAGGAGgggcattttttccccactccaaCATAGAATGGGAACTGGGGAGGCTTATATCCCCCAAATGGAAGAGAGCAAACTGGGGAGCTCATTCATCCCTCCGAAAAGAGAAGGGCGGTGGTGGAATTCTTTCCACCTTGGCGAAGTGAAGGGGCAGTGCGGGGGAATTATGTCCCCACCCAAAAGATAGCTGGGCGATGGGAAGAGGGTGAAGGGGAGCATTTTTTCTTGGTCATACAGAAGGAGGGcaaaggggagggggggcagggTGGGGGAGTAAGTACCTCTCCAAAAGGAGGAGAGCAATGTAGGAagatatttcatagaatcatagaatggaaaaaaaactctaagatcatctagtctaacaTTTAATCTAGTACTaaagtccttcactaaaccatgctactaagttctacatctacacatttcttgaagacctccaggatgTTGACTCAATCACTTCTCTGGACAGCTGCTCCCAGACCCCCAATCCCAGGCCTCTGATCCCGGAGCGCCCCACCCCAGAGCTAACTGTGAGCCCCGGACCTGAGCCCTGGATCCTGGAGCTGACCCCAACCCCTGAACCCAGACCTGACCTCAAGCCCCCAAACCCAAGCCCCTGACCCCAAGTCCCCAACCCCGGAGCTGACCCTGAACCCGGAATTGACCCTGACCCCAAGCCCCAACCCCGAGCCCCAACCCCGAGTGTCAACCTGGAGCCCCAACCCTGAGCCCCAACCCTGGACCCTAGAACCTGGAGCCCCCACCCTGGAGCTGACCCTGAGACCCTGACCCCCGGAACAGACCCCAGACCTAACCCCAAGCCCCAACCTTGAGCCCCGACCCCAAGCCCCGACACCAAGCCCTGAACCCGGAGTGAGCTCCAACCCCAGAGTGAGCCCCAACCCCAGAGCTAACCCTGCAATTAACCCTGGACCCGAAACCCAGACACCGGAGCTGACCCCGAGACCCCGACTCTGAGCCCTGATCCCAATCCCCAACCCTCGAGCAAGCCCCAACCCCAGAGCAACCCCCGATCACAGAGCTAACCTCACAACTAACCCTGGACCCAAAACCCGCACTCGAACCCCACATCCAAACCCTGCACATGAACCCCTGAGCTACCCCTGACCCCCAACCCCGGACCCTGAACCCAAGCCCCTACCCTGAGCCCTGAACCCAGAGCTAACCCCTGACCCAAACCCTGGACACAAACCACAGACATGAACCATGGACCCCAAGCCCCAGACCCTGAACCCCAGACCCAGAGCTAacccccagccccaaccccCAGCCCGAAACCTGAACCCTCAATCCTTCAAACCTGGACCCTCAACCCTGGACCCTCATCATCGGAGCCCCCGACCCTGAGCCCCAACCTTGGAGTTGACCCTGAGCACAGACCCTGGAACTGACCCCAAGCCCTGACCCCAGAGCTGACCCCAAGCCCCCGAACCTGGAGCTGATTCTGACCCCAGAGCTGACCTCAACCCTGGAGCTGGCCCCAACCCCCAAACCCCAGAGAAGACCCTGGAACTGGAGTTAACCCCAAGCCTCAACCATGGACCCTTGACCCCTGACCCTTGACCCTGAGCCCCAACCAggagccccagccccaagccccagcTCTGGACCCTCAACCCTGGACCCTTGACCCCGGACCCTTGACCCCAGACCCGGAGGTAACACCGAGCTCCAGACTCAGAGGTGACCCCAAGCCCCGGACCTGAGCCCTGGACCCTGAACCTATCCCCGAAGCCCAACCCCGAGCTCCAGCACTGGCCCTCGACCCTGGAGCAGATCCCGGACCCTCAACCCCAGAGCCCCAACTCCAGAGCTAACCCCAAGCTCCACACCGAAGCCCTGGACCCTGGGGCTGATTCCAAGCCCCGACCCCAGGGTTGACCCTGAGCACTGACCCCAGAGGTGACCCCAAGCCCCGACCCCAGAGCTGACCCCAGACTGTCAACCTTGAAGCCCTCACCTCAGAACTAACCTTGAGCCTGGGACCCAAAGCTGAccccaagcccccagcccccgagCCCCCACCCCAGAGCTAACCCCAAGCCCCGGACCCGAGCCCTGGACTCCAGATCTAACCCTGAGCCCCAGACCCCAGAGCTGACCCCAAGCCCCCGACCCTGGAGCTGACCCTGACACCAGAGCTGACCCCAAGCCCCCAGAATCAGAGCTGACCCCAGACCCAGAACTAACTCCGTGACCCAACCCTGAGCCCCAACCCAGGACCATCAAACTCAAACCCTCGACCCCGGACCCTTGACCCCAGAGCCCCCACCCTGGAGCTGACCCCTAGCCCCAGACCCTGAGATGACCTCGAGAGCTGCACTGACCCGGAGGTGACCCCAAGCCATGACCCCAGAGTTCACCCTGAGCCCTGACCCCAAGCCCTGACCCTGAGTCCCCGACCCCAGAGCTGACTCTGGATTTTTGACCTTAGAGTCCCCCCTCCGAAGCTAACTCCAAGCCCTGGACCCGAGCCCCAGAACCCAGAGCTCACTCCGGACCCTCAACCCCAGAGCTGACCCTGGACTGACACTGAGCGCCCACCCCGGAGCTCACCCTGAGACCTGGACATGAGCCCTGGACTTCAGAGCTGACACCAACCCTGGAGCTGACGCCGACAAAACAACCCCTGGAACAGACCACAACACCTGACCCCTAGAACAGACTCTTGACCCTGGAGCTAACCCCAAGCCCTTACCCCAAACCCAAATCCCTAGAACCTCGACCCCAGACCCATGAATCTGGAGCCCTGACCCCGGACCCCCGACATCAGGCCCTTGACACCAGACTCCTGATGCTGGAGCCCCGACCCCAGAGCCCCGACCCCAGAGCTCACCCCAAGTCCTGGTCCCAAGCCCCAGACACTGGTGCAGGCCCCGATCCTGGAGCTGACCCCAACAAAACAACCCCCTGGACAGACCACAACCCCTGACCTCAGGAACAGACTCCAGACTGGAGCTAAATCTGAGCCCCAACCCTGAAACCCAACCCTGGATGCTCGACCCCAGACCCTTGACCTTGGACCCCCAACCCTGTGCCCCAGACCCAGAGGTGACCCCCAACAACTAGAACTGAGCCCTGACCTCGAGCCCCCAACCCTGGAGTTCCCACCCCAGACACAACCACGAGCCTCTGACCTGGACCTGATCCAAAGACCCGGACCCAAGCGCCAAACCCATGcccctgcccagagccccagccccaagccccgGCCCTGAGCCCCAGTCCTGGACCCTCGACCCCGCAGCCTCCACCCCAAAGCTCACCACAAGCCCCGGACCTGGAGCTGACCCTGAGCCCCGACCCCAAGACCCTGAATCTGGAGCTGACCCTGAACCCGCAGCTAACCCTGAGCCCCAACCCCAAGCTCCAACCCCAAGACCCAAACCCAAGCCCCAAACCCAAACCTGAGCCTAATTTCTGAGCCCCAACCCTGTACCCTTGACTCCGGACCTTTGAACCAGGAACCAATACCCCAGACCCAATCCCAGAGCCCCCACCCCGGACCAGACCCCAAGCCCTGGACCCAGACCTGACCCAAAGACCCGGGCCCAGAGCTGACCCCAGCAGGCTCACGGGCCTTTGTAACAATTCCGTCAGGGACCCTCGACTACCATGGCTCTGGGTTATTGCAGTGACACCAACACCGTCAGAGATTTCTGATATGTGCAAGGGAAATGCTGGGTGGTTGGTATTGGGTGAGAACTGGGACAGCGCCAGCAGCATTGAAACACAGGTAGGGCTTTGTGTTCTTAATGTGGCCACTGCAGATATTTAAGGTACTGTTTCTACTTTATACAGGGtaggtttgttgtttgtttgtttgtctaaAGTGACATTTTCATAACCAGAATGAACTTCTGAATACATAGAAATTATAGAACACTTCCTCCTTTAACAGTGGGTCAATTTCCATGCTCTGAAATCAGAGAAAagacttaatttttaaagagtagGAGAAGAACCTCACCaatattttagtaaaattaCTTACTTTACAAGTGTAAAGTTTGGAGGATTCTTACAACTGCTAGGGCTCTGAAAATCTTCCCTAGGTTACGCACAAACCCCAATAAGAAAGATCGCACAGCTAGAATTAAGCTAGCGTTTCTGTATATGAGGCCTAGGCTagaaaacatctctgttttccCCTAGCTGAAGTGTACTCATGTTTCAATGGCcacctgtgtttgtgtttgacAAGGGAATATATGCACGTAACTTCAAGCACAGGCATCAGTTCCAGCACAGAACAATATATGCTGCCCTGTTAGGGCCTGTGAGTACTCAAAAGTCAGAAGAGCACGTGGCTTTGTCGAAAATGCCTGTCCCTGGGAAGCCAGTTTGAAGCCAAGATTACAGTCCAATATAAGAAGCATCCAAGTGAAGAGCTGAAGTTAATTTCAGAGGGTTTTTTTCCCTATAAGTTTTTCCATCAACCTTTAAGTTTTTACATTCCTTTATAGATACTTGACCTAGATACTTGACTGTAGATACACATTTTATAGTTTAATATTTACAATGTTCCATTCAAgttaataacaataaaaaatgaattttgcataAATATCTCTCATGCATCTTCTGCGTAAGCAGTCATCTCTCATCCATTGTCATGGTACAGAATTCTGTCCTGGCAGGACAGTAAAGCTCAGCTTGACTTTACCTGGAGTTCCATATCTGCATGGCTGCGTTTCCTTTGTGGTGTATTCTTCTGTCTCACAGCTTGTTTATAACACTGGGCTTGTTTTTGCAGAGTGCCTGTGGCATGATTCCCTAGATGTACTATAACTTTTTACCGCAGCCATCTGAATTGATTTTGACAAGTGTAAGATTAGTGTTTGCAGGAAGGAGCTGAATGCTACCCCAAGTACAATTATGTTCTCAACATATATGTATCTACCCCTTGGGCAGTGTGGCCATTTGCAGGTTCTGTTTTCGTCTTACTAGATTTTAGGCTTCCGAGGTAAAGGTTGCTAAAGCCGATGTTGATTAATACCATTCAGCGTCACATGTCAAGGACACCATACAAGTTGTCCTCTGtgttatcattttattttcctccttttgtagCTGGCATTTGGGAAAAGTGTTACTGTTCAACCTCAGCAACccaagtctttttatttttttcttcttcagatgcCTTAATTCAAGAGCCACTAGTGGTAGGTGCTCTGTAAAATTCATGAGAAGAATGCATTCCAGGTGCCCAGACTACTGCTTAGTTAATGCTTGCCAGTTCAAGATGAATGTAGCGCAATTTTCACATTTGCACTCCAAAAGACAATATTTTCCCTGTTAAAAATCATGGTCTATAAGTGAACGGGAACACCAAATAATAAATTAACATCAAAGCAACATGGCAAGCACAGATAATGCAACTGAGTGGCAGAAGCGGTTTGTATCCAagattttacctttcttttggTCCTTgtgatttctgctgctttgtttacTTATTTGAGAACAAGAGGAGACTACTGattatctcattttttccctacacTTCCTATAAGGTACTCAGGCAGGATGGAATTTTCTTGCCATTCTTTTTCATAACTTTCTCTCGACTGGTAATAACTACAACAGATGAGGAAAGTTTGCAACATCTGTGCAGAGTGATCTTGTACAATGGGTTTTAGGAAAACTGTGTGTACAGTATAGTTTTCAGATTTCCTAGGTTTGATATGGTCAAGCAGTGCTTCTGGGAGTTAACTTTTGAGAGATAATACTCGATAATATCGgtaatattttttcacattctttctcAGTCTGAGCCAGATTTCAAAGTCACCAAGGCAGAGATTTTTTCTTGTGACAAAATATGTATAGTATTTACTTACTGTCAGGCTTCTGGGTGCTATTTTTAGCAATATTCAAATCACAAATGCAATCTTAACTGAGTTCTTTCAGTCAGGACTAGCACACTGAGTTAGTGCCACAGGGAAGCCGAAATGAAGGCTCTTTCTGCCCTCTGTTGGGCAGTTCATGACGGAAAGTGGTAGCATAAACACAGTCAAAACCTGGTAAAGTGCAGCAAGTCTTActaaggagaggggaggagaaagtTAAGTGTGGTGAATGTGGAATGCGTTGAATTTAACACCACCGGGACAAACGTGATTGTTGTTAGAATGCTCATGGTAGTTACAGGAATATAAATATAGCTGTGGATTGAGATAGTACAACTCAAAGCTGGACTGGATCCCCAGTGCTGTTATTCAGTACTGCTGCACAAGGTGAGATGAAACCTCATGGCAAAGGGCTTTGTGTGAACAGACGAGGCAATACGTGAGTTTTTGCTGGAGGCAGGTAGGCAGAGTTCACTTGCAGCGTGAGCTGTATGTAACATGCTTGCGAGTACTATAAACGTCTATCTATGATACCCATAACAACACCACATTAAAAGCCAACTTTAGGCATGAACAACAAGGGCTCTAGACCACATGCGGCCCCCACTGAAGTGAATTACCAGTGTGAGTCACAGCATGCATATAAAAGAGCTGCTGCaacctccagctgctggctgggtccTTCACAGACCTCCTGTGGGTTCTGGCTGAGAACAATAAGTTTACAGAGCAAAGTGTTTTACTTAGAAGATGGCAGTGATAGCAGCACTGTTATAACCTTCTTTAGGCACCTTGTGATATTTACCATGATGAATGATCTCTCCCTGCCTCACTGAACAGAATGCCTTGTGCTAGCTGAAATAGTAGTTATCCAACACCTCCTTCATCTGCAGCATTCCAGGTAGGGATCCTTCTTCTGTCCTTCTTACCCCCACGCAGGGTAAAACATTCGTTTCCTAACTCAAGGAGCTCCTGAATGCTGCCACCACAATATCGTGGCACTTCACAGAcagaaagtgatttatttttatagtgtttCTGTGAGTCTGTGGGAAAGTAAAATTCTTGTCTGCAGTTCGTGGGTAAGGGTGAACTGCCTGCCTGTGGGTACCACTTTCCGACATGCAGCATTTGGTTTCTCAGAGTATTTGGCATTGTGACACATTTTCTAAGGTCCATGAGGTTCTCTGGACTTCAGTCCACATTGACTGGCAGAACACTGATGGAGGAACACAAAAGCATAGCCTGTTGTCATGGGCTCCAGGACAGCTGCAGCTTATGAAAGAGCCTATCAGATTACATAAAATACTTCTTATAATGTATATAATACATACATCACCCCAGTCAAGCAACTAGCTGGCTTAGTATGGGGTATCTGTGTGAAGAATCCCCCGTATTATACAGAAGTTTAGACtgatgttttctccttttctcctagTCTTGAACTCCACAGTATTTTATAACCAAGCCAGTAAGcccagttgtttttgtttttgtttgttttaattgttcttCAAAATTGCATTCTccaattttaaaaaagtttttttttttttttttcttttttcccctgagttTCACAGCTTTTCAGTGACTTGGGGTCCCAGAACTTCCCTACTTGAAAATACTATGGTAAATGATGCAGTAGCAGGATTTATAACATAAATAACTtcttgttattgttattgtacTCTACTATTGGAGCATTTTTTTGAACTCTGCTGttcttttccctgttctctCTGCTTCATTCCACCCTATTTCCTATGATTTAGCACCTATTCTATGCCATCTGGCATCCCAAACCCACCAGTGACAGCAACACTGAAAGGACCAGAGTGTACACGAGTAGTCAAGCCACTGACTACTAAACTGATATAGTATAACACAGTGCCATGAGGTCTCAATCTCCTAaatcagagggctggggcaAACTAAGCCGTTTGCTTGACTTGTCTTTAAGTGCTCTTTATGCAGTTACAAACAGTTGATGCTATTTTCCCAGGCACTGGAGCACCTTCACACCAGGTGGAGCTGACCTGCCCACATTCAACCCCACTAGCTCCCGCCACCCGCTGTAGGCTCAGGTGTAATCAGGTGCTGGGCCCAGCATTCACAGGGAGGTATGTTTTGAGCTGAAATTAGTGGGAGGTATATGAAATTATGTCTATGTTTTGGCCTTACTGATAAATTTCAGAAGGACGTTTTGTGCATAGGGGTTTCTGTGTGTCAGTGCAGGTTACAGTGTTCATTATAACTCAGACAATCAGGTTTGCTGAGGAGCTGGCACCCAAGGCTTACATGAGGTGTTTTGTTGCCCTTAGGCCATGTTGTATAACGTACGGCTGTTGGCAAGACCCTCACCTGTACGTCAGCAGAGGCAGGCATGCAGGAACACAGAGAAACTGTGGTCAGCCAGCAATGCAATGCTTGGATGCAGTGTCAGGGGAGCAGATGGAAACTGCTGAGTGTGGACTGCTGTCCTGCTGATGTGAGCTGGTGTGTTTGAGCCATGATGAAAAGGTTGTAGTGATGTAAACCCACAACAGCACGACCAAGTTAGATGAACCTGTCCTAGAGCTATGGATACATTAGTCTCTTGGGCACCTTTTGACTTACAGACCTGCTTGGAGTGCTGTCAGATGTGCTGGTGCAACCTGCAGCACTCCAAATATCAAACACAGATATTACCACTTGCATGTGTAGCGGCTGTAGGACTACAGATTTTCTACTAGGACTGCTCTATTACTATGTGGACTTTTCACGGCAGGACTGAAGATCAACTGCTGCTCAGATAACAAATGCTGGATCTCATTTACAGGGAGTACTTTGAGTGGAGTGGAGGTGAACTCTGCACTGATCTGCTTGGTCAGTACTTCCACACTTTGCAAAATAATTCAACAAGAATTTGTGGGTAAGTGTGAGGAAATCctcacttttaaatatttcataaataaaagaagagatGTATAACAAACTGGTTGCATAGTTTGCCCCAGTTCATGACTGAGGCTTATGAAAAACCTTTCATGTTACAACAGGAGTAAGAACAAAGAGTATGCTTGACCTGCAGGCAAGGCTgaggcagggctctgcctcctgcccgtGCAGCAGGCATTGGCTGTGGCCaggggcaggagccagcaggccTGCCTGCACTGAGCCCCCTGGCACTTGGCACTGTTTGGAAGCTGGAAAAAGGATCAGGCCACAGCCAAGTCCAAGGGTCAGGCAGATAGCACGGTTCACGGGCTGTGCTGTGCGCCACTTGACCAGCACAGTGCCCTGcaggataacaaaaaatgtttttataaatatattaatggcaaGAGGAGGGCCAAAGAGAATCTCCATCTTTTACTGGATGCAGTGAGGAACATGACcactgaggataaggaaaaggctgaggttcttaatgccttctttgcatctgtctttaccagccagaccacttatcctcagggtactcagcctcctgacctgCAAGTCTGGGACGGGGAGCAGAAGAACCACCCCACAGGCCATTTGGAAACAGTTGAGACCTGgtgctccacctggactgtcacaagtccatggggccagatggtGCCAAGGCagttggcagatgtgattgctgggccgctttccatcatctatcagcgGTCATGGTGGAGGCTTGCtaatgtgacgcccatctatAAGAATGGTCataaggaggacccagggaactgcaggcctgtcagcctgacctcggtgccaggaaaggtgatggaacaggtcatcttgaatgcaatcacgCAATGTATGCGGGACCACTGGggaatcaggcccagtcagcatgggctCATGAagggcaagtcctgcctgaccaacctcatctccctCTATGACCGGGTGACCCGCCTGGTGGATGAGGAAAGGATGTTGACGAAGTCtgcctagacttcagcaaggcctttgacacggtctcccacagcattctcctggagaagctggcagcccatggcttggacaggtacactctgtGCTGGGTTGAAAACTGACTGGACAGCCGGGCCCAGAGGGTGGTGGTGAA
It includes:
- the LOC118176927 gene encoding LOW QUALITY PROTEIN: dynactin subunit 2-like (The sequence of the model RefSeq protein was modified relative to this genomic sequence to represent the inferred CDS: inserted 2 bases in 1 codon) is translated as MATSKFADLPGIAWNEPEVYETSDTHKGDQAKFEVEELTSTSVEHFIINPNAAFEKFKDKRLGTKGVDFSDSTSKTSTTGYKSGEHENLSEGVDAXETPQQQHEVQELICEMEQIQSVLKESEAEEELMPMALARQAERLKQQLVSRHLEKLLGPAAARDFTDPEGTLAKRLLQHLEVVKCKKAVSEERLSKTPAPTGDMLTFELFWRPEQDQFSQAARIADLEKWLAQLEVMVWYEPDNQNPLLAGLKGTNLVETVQILQAIVNILDVAVLDQVEARLQSVLQKVIENTKHKAIVPDPETQSKIHQVHEMMQRWDPVASSLPDVVQRLLTLRDLHEEATWFMQALVYWETTQQEMAADLRSKALQLVEVQKMFKENLAIVGDNFSSLKAHIKQLQQ